A DNA window from Sulfitobacter sp. BSw21498 contains the following coding sequences:
- a CDS encoding DNA polymerase III subunit chi: MGAAYFYHLTQRPLVETLTMLLGKAQGAGWRVAVRGTDQNLLEQLDVALWRGPDDGFSPHGLAGGPHDADQPVLLTTQNATPNRATCVFSIHGAPVSAEEVAALDRVCILFDGLDEHALNVARDQWKSLKAAGALAQYWSEESGRWEKKAET, from the coding sequence ATGGGTGCCGCGTATTTCTACCATCTGACCCAGCGACCACTGGTCGAGACGCTGACCATGCTCTTGGGCAAGGCCCAAGGCGCTGGTTGGCGCGTGGCGGTACGTGGCACCGATCAAAACCTGCTTGAACAGCTGGATGTCGCCCTGTGGCGGGGGCCGGATGACGGGTTTTCACCGCATGGTTTGGCGGGCGGCCCCCATGATGCGGATCAGCCGGTGCTTTTGACCACCCAAAACGCTACGCCCAACCGTGCAACCTGTGTGTTTTCGATCCACGGAGCGCCCGTATCCGCCGAAGAAGTTGCCGCGCTGGACCGCGTTTGCATCCTGTTCGACGGGTTGGACGAGCACGCGTTGAACGTGGCCCGCGACCAATGGAAGTCTCTGAAGGCCGCGGGAGCATTGGCGCAATACTGGTCCGAAGAATCGGGCCGGTGGGAAAAAAAGGCAGAGACCTAA
- the lptG gene encoding LPS export ABC transporter permease LptG, whose amino-acid sequence MILHLYFARRFIMGFVLISAVLFSLLVLVDMVEQARKFSSYDIGWPRLFGMTLLNTPETMNLILPLIMILATVVLFLSLARSSELVVTRAAGRSALSALQAPIWVAFIIGVMAVGMLNPIVAATAKKYGQMTDSIRAGGTSVLSVSAEGLWLRQGSDDGQTVIRAWRSNKDASVLYDVTFLTYAPDGGPKRRIEAGSAALEDGIWILADAKSWSLEVGVNAEGAAETFETLTLPSTLTLDRIRDSITDPGAVSIYDLPDYIEQLELAGFSPRRHKVWLQTELARPFFLVAMVLVASAFTMRHTRFGGTGVAVLASVLLGFGLYFIRSFAQILGENGQIPVLLAAWAPPVASILLALGLLLHAEDG is encoded by the coding sequence ATGATCCTGCATCTCTATTTCGCCCGCCGTTTCATTATGGGCTTCGTGCTGATCTCTGCCGTGCTGTTTTCCTTGCTGGTCCTCGTCGACATGGTTGAACAGGCGCGGAAATTCAGCAGCTATGACATCGGCTGGCCTCGGCTTTTCGGGATGACCTTGCTGAACACACCCGAGACGATGAATCTGATCCTGCCTTTGATCATGATCCTCGCCACGGTGGTGCTGTTTTTGTCGTTGGCGCGGTCGTCTGAACTGGTTGTGACCCGTGCCGCCGGTCGGTCGGCTCTTAGCGCGTTGCAGGCACCGATTTGGGTGGCCTTCATTATCGGCGTTATGGCCGTGGGCATGTTGAACCCGATCGTTGCGGCAACCGCGAAAAAATACGGCCAGATGACGGACAGTATCCGCGCGGGCGGGACCTCTGTTTTGTCGGTCAGCGCCGAAGGGCTGTGGCTGCGGCAAGGCAGCGACGATGGGCAAACCGTGATCCGTGCTTGGCGATCAAACAAAGATGCCTCGGTGCTTTATGACGTGACTTTCCTGACCTACGCGCCGGATGGTGGCCCGAAGCGCCGGATCGAAGCGGGCAGCGCCGCGCTTGAAGACGGAATCTGGATATTGGCGGATGCAAAGTCATGGTCGTTGGAAGTGGGTGTGAACGCCGAAGGCGCGGCAGAGACGTTTGAGACGCTTACCCTGCCCTCGACCCTGACACTGGATCGCATCCGTGACAGCATTACCGACCCCGGCGCGGTGTCGATCTATGATTTGCCCGATTATATCGAACAGCTTGAACTCGCTGGATTCAGCCCGCGCCGCCACAAGGTCTGGCTACAGACCGAACTGGCGCGGCCGTTCTTTCTGGTGGCGATGGTTCTAGTTGCGAGCGCTTTCACCATGCGCCATACGAGGTTCGGAGGCACGGGCGTTGCCGTGTTGGCGTCTGTCTTGTTGGGGTTCGGGTTGTATTTTATTCGCAGCTTTGCGCAAATTCTGGGAGAGAACGGGCAGATCCCGGTTCTTCTTGCCGCATGGGCCCCGCCCGTCGCGTCAATTCTTTTGGCGCTTGGCCTTCTTTTACACGCAGAGGATGGCTGA
- a CDS encoding LPS-assembly protein LptD, which translates to MRRLLLTLLVALGLPAAAQDSARPAVLVADDLFITRDRELVARGNVEAFQGTTRIRASAIRYNDQTGALVIEGPIVLNDGDGTVILADAAELDQGLQNGLLRGARMVLNQQVQMAAVQIDRVEGRYSQLYKTAVTSCKTCNDGELPLWQIRARRVVHDTVAQQLYFDDATFHIRSVPVFYLPRLRLPDPTLERANGFLAPSVRTTSLLGTGLKLPYFITLGESRDLTLTPYLSSSTRTLEFRYRQAFINGEIQFDGAYTRDDQEPGDTRGYLFGEGRFDLERDYQLSFTIEAVSDSSYFTEYGYADDDRLRSDLTLSRARRDSFVRTSLYNFETLRAGELNSTLPTVVIDGEFERRFFPKAWGGELRFGLEAHSHWRSSNEDIIGRDVSRINGSLKYLRRFTHRSGLVTDTQVGTTFNFFDITQDSSFAQNHSDVAPFGAVGFSYPMARREAGGASQVLTPVVQLGWTDGGRLDIPNEESTRVEFDQGNILSLSRFPRPDRRERGTTAAVAVNWSRFDPNGWDTYVAVGQVFRSVIDPEFTDTSGLSGARSDVLLAGQIRNNAGLSLTARTLVDADFDISKAELRGGWNFGKTTVEGTYVWLEADPGEDRTEAISEVSLDGSYDINQQWSASADVRYDVQNSTAATAGLGLTYNNECVSVDLSVRRRYTSSTSVEPSTDIGFNVGLRGFSASNGTERYERSCGK; encoded by the coding sequence ATGCGCCGTTTGCTCCTGACCCTTCTTGTGGCCCTTGGATTGCCTGCTGCTGCGCAAGACAGCGCTCGTCCCGCTGTGTTGGTAGCCGATGACCTTTTTATCACCCGTGACAGGGAACTGGTCGCCCGAGGCAACGTAGAGGCGTTTCAGGGCACCACCCGTATTCGAGCGTCCGCCATTCGCTATAACGACCAAACCGGTGCGTTGGTGATCGAAGGGCCGATCGTGCTGAACGATGGGGACGGTACGGTCATTCTAGCGGATGCCGCCGAGCTGGATCAGGGGCTGCAAAACGGGTTGCTGCGCGGCGCGCGCATGGTGTTGAACCAGCAGGTGCAAATGGCCGCTGTGCAGATCGACCGTGTTGAAGGGCGCTATAGCCAACTGTATAAAACCGCCGTGACCTCGTGCAAAACCTGCAACGATGGTGAGTTGCCCCTGTGGCAGATACGCGCCCGCCGCGTGGTGCATGACACCGTGGCGCAACAATTGTATTTCGACGATGCGACTTTTCACATCCGGTCCGTTCCAGTCTTTTATCTGCCGCGCCTGCGCCTGCCCGATCCGACACTAGAACGCGCGAACGGCTTTCTCGCGCCGTCGGTCCGCACGACGTCGCTTTTGGGTACGGGGCTGAAGCTGCCGTATTTCATTACACTTGGGGAAAGCCGCGACCTGACGTTGACCCCTTATCTATCGTCGTCGACCCGCACCCTCGAATTTCGCTATCGCCAAGCGTTCATCAATGGCGAGATCCAGTTTGACGGTGCCTACACGCGGGATGACCAGGAACCCGGCGACACCCGTGGCTACCTGTTTGGCGAAGGACGGTTTGATCTGGAGCGCGACTATCAACTGAGCTTCACAATAGAGGCCGTGAGCGACAGTTCGTATTTCACCGAATACGGTTATGCGGATGATGATCGTCTGCGCAGTGATCTGACCCTGTCTCGTGCGCGGCGCGACAGTTTTGTGCGCACCAGCCTTTATAACTTTGAAACCCTGCGCGCTGGCGAACTAAATAGCACCCTGCCGACCGTCGTGATTGACGGCGAATTCGAACGGCGCTTTTTCCCCAAAGCATGGGGAGGAGAACTGCGGTTCGGCCTCGAGGCACACAGCCACTGGCGCAGTTCAAACGAGGACATCATCGGCCGTGATGTATCTCGGATCAACGGGTCGCTCAAATATCTGCGTCGCTTTACCCACCGCTCGGGCCTTGTGACGGATACGCAGGTCGGGACGACGTTCAATTTTTTTGACATCACCCAAGATAGCAGCTTTGCGCAGAACCACAGCGATGTGGCCCCTTTTGGGGCTGTTGGGTTCAGCTATCCGATGGCCCGCCGCGAGGCGGGCGGCGCCTCGCAGGTGCTGACGCCTGTGGTGCAATTGGGCTGGACCGATGGGGGCAGGCTCGACATTCCGAACGAAGAAAGCACGCGCGTCGAGTTCGATCAGGGCAATATCCTGTCATTGTCGCGCTTTCCGCGCCCCGACCGGCGTGAACGTGGCACCACCGCAGCGGTGGCCGTCAACTGGTCGCGCTTTGACCCCAATGGCTGGGATACCTATGTGGCTGTTGGTCAGGTGTTTCGCAGCGTGATCGATCCCGAGTTTACCGATACATCCGGTCTGTCTGGCGCGCGCTCAGATGTTTTGCTGGCCGGCCAGATCAGGAACAACGCGGGGCTTTCGCTGACCGCGCGCACGCTGGTGGATGCCGACTTCGACATCTCAAAGGCAGAGCTGCGCGGGGGCTGGAACTTTGGCAAAACCACCGTCGAAGGGACCTATGTCTGGCTCGAAGCTGATCCAGGTGAAGACCGGACCGAGGCAATTTCAGAAGTGTCGCTGGACGGCAGCTATGACATCAACCAGCAATGGTCAGCCAGCGCGGATGTGCGCTATGACGTGCAAAACAGTACCGCAGCGACGGCGGGGCTTGGCCTGACCTACAATAATGAATGCGTGAGCGTCGACCTTTCGGTGCGCCGCCGCTATACCTCTTCAACAAGTGTTGAGCCCTCTACCGATATCGGGTTTAACGTCGGCCTGCGGGGCTTCTCGGCCTCCAACGGAACAGAAAGATATGAGCGATCATGTGGGAAATAA
- a CDS encoding peptidylprolyl isomerase → MNLNRLTRSIAVLGLGLVTSAPVSAQNLFAPVAKVNESVVTEFEVQQRRRFLEVLNAPGATRDGALTSLIDERLRNEAVAEAGIELTPQGIADSLSEFASRADLSTEEFTQALGQSGISPETFRDFVVNSIGWRELVRARYASRVQITDAEIDRALGESNGSGVRVLVSEIIIPAPPRQAARVNALAEQISQSKSAAEFSNYASRYSATASRGRGGHLPWQNLTDLPPSLQPLILSLAPGEVTDPLPIPNAVALFQLRDIEETNVTAPTYSAIEYATYYIPGGRTEAALAQAASIRGRIDRCDDLYGIAKGQPAEVLERVTQAPAEIPQDVAIELSKLDPGEVSTTLTRANGQTLMLLMMCGRTAAANASASREDVTNALRQERLTGYAEQLLEQLRADARIVRK, encoded by the coding sequence ATGAACCTGAACCGTCTGACACGAAGCATCGCCGTCCTTGGGCTTGGTCTGGTGACCAGCGCCCCCGTTTCGGCGCAGAATCTCTTTGCGCCCGTGGCCAAGGTGAATGAATCCGTTGTGACTGAATTTGAGGTGCAGCAACGCCGGCGCTTTCTTGAGGTGTTGAACGCCCCTGGTGCGACCCGCGATGGGGCGCTGACTTCACTCATTGACGAACGCCTGCGCAACGAAGCGGTGGCCGAGGCGGGGATCGAACTGACCCCACAAGGCATCGCTGACAGCCTGTCCGAATTTGCGTCGCGCGCGGATCTGAGCACCGAAGAATTCACCCAAGCGCTAGGTCAATCCGGTATCTCGCCCGAAACGTTCCGCGATTTCGTCGTGAATTCCATCGGGTGGCGTGAACTGGTGCGTGCCCGCTATGCCAGCCGGGTGCAAATCACTGATGCGGAAATCGACCGCGCATTGGGTGAAAGCAATGGCAGCGGCGTGCGCGTTCTTGTGTCCGAGATCATCATACCCGCCCCACCGCGACAGGCGGCACGGGTAAATGCACTGGCCGAACAGATTTCCCAGTCCAAATCTGCGGCTGAATTTTCGAACTACGCCAGCCGCTATTCCGCGACCGCTTCGCGGGGTCGTGGCGGGCATCTACCGTGGCAGAACCTGACTGACCTGCCCCCGAGCCTGCAACCGCTGATCCTCAGCCTTGCGCCGGGCGAAGTCACCGATCCTCTACCAATCCCGAACGCCGTGGCGCTGTTTCAGCTGCGCGACATCGAGGAAACGAACGTCACTGCACCGACCTATTCGGCGATCGAATATGCGACCTACTACATCCCCGGCGGACGGACCGAGGCAGCACTGGCACAGGCCGCAAGCATTCGTGGCCGGATCGATAGATGTGATGATCTGTACGGTATTGCCAAAGGCCAGCCCGCCGAAGTGCTGGAACGTGTCACCCAAGCCCCCGCAGAAATCCCGCAAGACGTGGCGATTGAGCTGTCAAAGCTGGACCCCGGCGAAGTCTCAACGACGCTGACCCGCGCCAATGGTCAAACGCTGATGCTGCTGATGATGTGTGGCCGTACCGCTGCTGCCAACGCATCTGCCTCGCGCGAGGATGTGACAAACGCGCTGCGTCAGGAACGGCTGACCGGCTATGCCGAACAGCTGCTAGAACAACTGCGGGCCGACGCGCGCATCGTTCGCAAATGA
- the lptF gene encoding LPS export ABC transporter permease LptF, whose protein sequence is MAKFDRYMLSQFLILFSFFALVLVAIFWINRAVVLFDRLIGDGQTALVFLEFTVLGLPKLITTVLPIATFAGSVYVINRMTSESELTVLQATGTSPWRLARPVFVYGLCVALMMSVLTHLLLPLSNAQLSEREAEISQNVTARLLTEGTFLHPTSKVTFYTRVIDADGVLRDVFLSDRRNPDEGVIYTASEAYLIRNGDGTTLIMVDGMAQRLEVAGTRLSTAKFRDFSFDISALVSSKSAKSTSIDAMTTAQLFADWDQLETATKSTSGEIAEELTARFASAAFCMIAAMIGYATLVLGGFSRFGVWREIVIAFGLLIAIDGLRGTLVETVRENADRWPLLFLPSLIGAVIVIGMIWQTAHPGWTKRLGKQRDVA, encoded by the coding sequence TTGGCCAAGTTCGACCGCTATATGTTGTCCCAGTTCCTGATCCTGTTCAGCTTTTTTGCGCTGGTTCTGGTGGCGATTTTCTGGATCAACCGCGCTGTGGTGCTGTTTGACCGGCTGATCGGCGACGGCCAGACCGCGCTGGTGTTTCTTGAATTCACCGTGTTGGGGCTGCCCAAGCTGATCACCACGGTGCTGCCAATCGCGACCTTCGCGGGGTCGGTTTATGTGATCAACCGTATGACCAGCGAATCCGAGCTGACCGTATTGCAGGCAACGGGCACCAGCCCTTGGCGTCTGGCACGGCCGGTGTTCGTCTATGGGCTGTGCGTTGCGCTGATGATGTCGGTGTTGACCCATTTGCTTTTGCCCCTGTCGAATGCCCAGCTGTCCGAACGCGAGGCCGAGATTTCGCAGAATGTGACGGCGCGGCTGCTCACCGAAGGGACATTCCTGCACCCCACGTCAAAGGTGACGTTCTACACCCGCGTGATCGATGCCGATGGGGTTTTGCGTGATGTGTTTCTATCTGACCGCCGCAACCCCGACGAGGGCGTGATCTATACCGCATCCGAAGCCTATCTGATCCGCAACGGCGACGGCACGACCTTGATCATGGTTGACGGCATGGCGCAGCGGCTTGAAGTGGCGGGCACGCGTCTTTCGACCGCCAAGTTCCGCGATTTCTCGTTTGATATTTCGGCCTTGGTCAGCAGTAAAAGCGCGAAAAGCACGTCCATCGACGCGATGACCACAGCACAGCTGTTCGCGGACTGGGACCAGCTTGAGACCGCCACGAAATCCACATCGGGCGAGATCGCAGAAGAGTTGACCGCGCGCTTTGCCTCTGCCGCTTTTTGCATGATTGCTGCAATGATTGGCTATGCGACGCTTGTGCTCGGGGGCTTTTCCCGGTTCGGGGTCTGGCGCGAAATAGTGATCGCCTTTGGCCTGTTGATCGCGATTGACGGGCTGCGTGGCACTTTGGTCGAAACTGTGCGAGAAAACGCAGATCGCTGGCCATTGTTGTTCCTGCCCAGCCTGATCGGTGCCGTGATCGTCATCGGGATGATCTGGCAAACGGCGCACCCCGGCTGGACCAAACGGTTGGGTAAACAAAGGGACGTCGCATGA
- a CDS encoding leucyl aminopeptidase produces MTALTPMTFTQTDIDQIAGHTGRVAVTVGADGTLNPSARRINKLTKGALERLVASDSFTKLSAGDAVSLGFPTGMAAEAVDVVQLENNADQEALRAAGASLAKRRGTADLLVLTGGLRKTAELCFGLAMRDYTFEDRKSNGKPRTGQVTIMTSKPEEVEAAAAPLLAIADGAFMTRDLTNEPANILTTTEFANRLAEMESLGLEVEVLDDAKLEELGMRTLLSVGQGSASPSYVVVMKWNGGEKDAAPLALVGKGVVFDTGGISLKPGAGMEDMTMDMGGAGVVSGVMRSLALRKAKANVVGLVGIVENMPSSTATRPGDVIKTMKGDTVEVINTDAEGRLVLCDVLWYAQERFNPAGVIDLATLTGAIIIGLGHDNAGVFSNDDTLCNAFLKAAKTEGEGAWRMPMGAGYDKLLKSRIADMKNIGGRPAGSITAAQFLQRFIKDGMPWIHLDIAGVASVKSETALAPVGATGWGVASLNRLISNLYETE; encoded by the coding sequence ATGACCGCACTGACGCCAATGACATTCACCCAAACCGATATTGACCAGATTGCAGGCCATACAGGCCGCGTTGCTGTCACCGTGGGCGCGGATGGCACGCTGAACCCCTCGGCGCGACGCATCAACAAGCTTACCAAAGGCGCACTGGAGCGGCTCGTTGCCAGTGATAGCTTCACGAAATTGTCAGCGGGCGATGCCGTCAGCCTAGGGTTTCCGACCGGCATGGCGGCAGAGGCCGTGGATGTGGTGCAGTTGGAGAACAATGCCGACCAAGAAGCGCTGCGGGCTGCGGGTGCGTCGCTCGCCAAACGCCGTGGCACCGCTGATCTGCTGGTCCTGACCGGTGGCCTGCGCAAAACGGCAGAGTTGTGTTTTGGTCTGGCGATGCGTGATTACACGTTTGAAGATCGTAAAAGCAACGGCAAGCCGCGCACGGGGCAGGTCACGATCATGACCTCCAAGCCCGAAGAGGTCGAGGCTGCCGCAGCGCCGCTGCTGGCAATCGCAGACGGCGCCTTTATGACCCGCGACCTGACCAACGAACCCGCAAATATCCTGACCACCACCGAATTTGCCAACCGTCTCGCCGAGATGGAATCCCTTGGCCTCGAGGTCGAAGTGCTGGACGACGCCAAGCTCGAAGAGCTGGGCATGCGCACCTTGCTCAGCGTCGGGCAAGGATCGGCAAGCCCGTCCTATGTTGTGGTGATGAAATGGAACGGCGGCGAGAAAGACGCGGCCCCGCTGGCGCTGGTCGGCAAGGGCGTCGTGTTTGACACCGGCGGGATCAGCCTGAAACCCGGCGCAGGCATGGAAGACATGACCATGGACATGGGCGGCGCGGGCGTCGTGTCCGGCGTGATGCGCAGCCTCGCGTTGCGCAAGGCTAAGGCAAATGTCGTCGGTCTTGTCGGGATTGTAGAGAACATGCCATCGAGCACGGCAACCCGGCCCGGTGACGTCATCAAAACAATGAAGGGTGACACGGTCGAGGTCATCAACACCGACGCCGAGGGGCGTTTGGTGCTGTGTGACGTGCTGTGGTACGCGCAGGAACGGTTTAATCCGGCGGGTGTGATTGATCTGGCGACACTCACCGGCGCGATCATTATCGGCTTGGGCCATGACAATGCGGGCGTCTTCTCGAACGACGACACGCTGTGCAACGCATTTCTTAAGGCAGCAAAAACCGAAGGCGAAGGCGCATGGCGCATGCCCATGGGCGCGGGCTACGACAAGCTGCTGAAAAGCCGCATCGCTGATATGAAAAACATTGGCGGTCGTCCTGCAGGGTCGATCACAGCGGCGCAATTCCTGCAACGGTTTATCAAAGACGGTATGCCCTGGATCCACCTTGATATTGCCGGCGTTGCCTCGGTTAAATCTGAAACAGCGCTCGCACCTGTGGGGGCGACCGGCTGGGGCGTTGCCTCGTTGAACCGTTTGATTTCAAACCTCTACGAGACAGAGTAA